In Thermococcus thioreducens, a genomic segment contains:
- the rd gene encoding rubredoxin, whose translation MAKWKCIVCGYIYDEDEGDPDTGIEPGTKFEDLPEDWVCPLCGAPKEMFEKIE comes from the coding sequence ATGGCCAAATGGAAATGTATAGTATGCGGATACATCTACGATGAGGATGAGGGCGACCCCGACACGGGCATCGAGCCCGGAACCAAGTTTGAGGACCTTCCCGAAGACTGGGTCTGCCCGCTCTGCGGTGCACCAAAGGAAATGTTTGAAAAGATAGAGTGA
- a CDS encoding class II SORL domain-containing protein, giving the protein MISGTIRSGDWKGEKHVPVIEYEKEGDLVKVEVQVGKEIPHPNTPEHHIAWIELYFHPEGENFPILVGRVAFTNHGDPLTEPRAVFFFRTAKKGKLYALSYCNIHGLWENEVTLE; this is encoded by the coding sequence ATGATAAGCGGAACCATAAGGAGTGGAGACTGGAAGGGGGAGAAGCACGTCCCCGTTATAGAGTACGAGAAGGAGGGCGACCTCGTTAAGGTGGAAGTCCAGGTCGGCAAGGAGATACCGCACCCCAACACGCCAGAGCACCACATCGCCTGGATCGAGCTCTACTTCCACCCCGAGGGGGAGAACTTCCCGATCCTCGTCGGAAGGGTCGCCTTCACAAACCACGGTGACCCGCTGACCGAGCCGAGGGCGGTCTTCTTCTTCAGAACTGCCAAGAAAGGCAAGCTCTACGCCCTGAGCTACTGCAACATACACGGCCTCTGGGAGAACGAGGTCACGCTTGAGTGA
- a CDS encoding iron-sulfur cluster assembly protein, with translation MKVYMPGREWPQHYRAVLDELAKITDPVTGGDILDSGVVAGLEVSGDTLRVWLNFESHAEYNITGASAIAYSKIIGDIIERFALVKFQKVYVYDLKNNPVGVFENRKGYTIEDISTEKV, from the coding sequence ATGAAGGTTTACATGCCCGGCAGGGAGTGGCCCCAGCACTACAGGGCTGTCCTCGACGAGCTCGCGAAGATAACCGACCCCGTTACTGGGGGAGACATACTCGACTCGGGAGTGGTTGCGGGGCTTGAGGTTTCCGGGGATACCCTCAGGGTCTGGCTCAACTTCGAGAGCCACGCCGAGTACAACATAACCGGTGCCAGTGCTATAGCATACTCAAAGATAATCGGGGACATAATCGAGCGCTTTGCCCTGGTGAAGTTCCAGAAAGTCTACGTCTACGACCTCAAGAACAACCCCGTTGGAGTTTTTGAGAACAGGAAGGGATACACCATCGAGGATATAAGCACGGAGAAGGTATGA
- a CDS encoding iron-sulfur cluster assembly protein — translation MGLFELFRTKKKPKKGPKRDLPAEVSRVVQILRNVHDPETGLNIVDEGLLYGLTVEGENVDVFLLIARSTPECHFCQMLAINVQERILNDIIQILKEEGFNRIRVYNELGLLLEEG, via the coding sequence TTGGGACTATTTGAACTCTTCAGGACAAAGAAGAAGCCCAAAAAGGGGCCAAAAAGAGACCTGCCGGCAGAGGTTTCCAGGGTAGTCCAGATTCTTCGAAACGTCCATGACCCAGAGACCGGGTTGAACATAGTCGATGAGGGACTCCTCTATGGGCTGACCGTGGAAGGTGAAAACGTGGATGTGTTTCTCCTCATAGCCCGCTCAACGCCGGAGTGCCATTTCTGCCAGATGCTGGCTATAAACGTGCAGGAGAGAATTCTCAACGACATAATCCAAATTTTGAAGGAGGAAGGGTTTAATAGGATAAGGGTATATAATGAACTTGGACTCTTACTGGAGGAGGGATGA
- a CDS encoding ferritin family protein — protein sequence MVPPELDEGLPLEKVKDFSLEELLGMAIKAEIGARKFYQSLAERIEVESLKEKIEWLAGEEGKHEALLRKMYESMFPGKGVFFPKEHIGPELKPVARELHSAQDIIELIRWAMRAEEIAAHFYEEIEKIVETDDRKRLMRYLSDMEKGHYYTLRAEYELLLDWEMYSQMMHVGP from the coding sequence ATGGTTCCACCAGAGTTAGACGAGGGGCTTCCCCTCGAAAAGGTCAAGGACTTCTCCCTTGAGGAGCTCCTCGGGATGGCCATAAAGGCTGAGATAGGAGCAAGGAAATTCTACCAGAGCCTTGCAGAGAGGATAGAGGTTGAGTCCTTAAAGGAAAAGATTGAGTGGCTCGCCGGCGAGGAGGGCAAGCACGAGGCGCTCCTGAGAAAGATGTACGAGAGCATGTTCCCCGGAAAGGGGGTATTCTTCCCGAAGGAGCACATAGGGCCCGAACTGAAGCCCGTGGCAAGGGAGCTTCATAGTGCTCAAGACATCATAGAACTCATACGCTGGGCTATGCGTGCCGAGGAGATAGCGGCTCACTTCTACGAGGAAATCGAAAAAATCGTGGAGACCGATGACAGGAAAAGGCTCATGCGCTACCTCAGCGACATGGAGAAGGGTCACTATTACACCCTACGCGCCGAATACGAGCTCCTCCTCGACTGGGAGATGTACAGCCAGATGATGCACGTCGGACCGTAG
- a CDS encoding ferritin family protein: MCMIEPLVKRAYETEKKAAASYTDGLGLIRGQGLKYTKVEEVVGRIAVDTIIHKHLMKAILEAQKELEKLAGEGPIEEVKEVELVPEQKALVKRFAEMHLEIEKDMIETYQRMAEKMTHPLFKGLAEALIENEKEHHRILAELIAKYRE, translated from the coding sequence ATGTGCATGATTGAACCACTTGTTAAGAGGGCCTACGAGACCGAAAAGAAGGCCGCCGCGAGCTACACGGACGGTCTCGGCCTCATAAGAGGGCAGGGTCTGAAGTACACCAAGGTTGAGGAAGTCGTCGGCAGGATAGCCGTAGACACGATAATACACAAGCACCTGATGAAGGCCATTCTGGAGGCCCAGAAGGAGCTGGAGAAGCTCGCGGGAGAAGGGCCCATAGAGGAGGTCAAGGAGGTCGAACTTGTACCGGAGCAGAAGGCCCTGGTCAAGCGCTTTGCCGAGATGCATCTGGAGATTGAAAAGGACATGATAGAGACCTACCAGAGGATGGCCGAGAAGATGACCCACCCCCTGTTTAAAGGCCTCGCCGAGGCACTTATTGAAAACGAGAAGGAGCACCACAGGATTCTTGCGGAGCTGATAGCAAAGTACAGGGAGTAA
- a CDS encoding ferritin family protein produces MLAEKPYLLGREKPLSKREIAQALRWAIEAELDAISFYEQLAELIEDERIKHIFYDVANEEKEHFGEFLAALFEVDKELAKYMKEGFEEVEEETGIKVEL; encoded by the coding sequence ATGCTCGCTGAAAAGCCCTACCTCCTGGGGAGGGAAAAGCCCCTCTCAAAGAGGGAAATAGCCCAGGCCTTACGCTGGGCCATCGAGGCCGAGCTCGACGCTATAAGCTTCTACGAACAGCTGGCGGAGCTCATAGAGGACGAAAGGATAAAGCACATCTTCTACGACGTCGCCAACGAGGAGAAGGAGCACTTCGGTGAGTTCCTGGCGGCGCTATTTGAAGTTGATAAGGAGTTAGCAAAGTACATGAAGGAAGGCTTCGAGGAAGTTGAGGAAGAGACCGGCATAAAGGTCGAACTGTGA
- the dps gene encoding DNA protection during starvation protein, which yields MSEHNRRLVEKAGIDVEKLLDMLVRAAAAEFTTYYYYTVLRNHAAGMEGETIKEIIEDARLEDRNHFEALVPRIYELGGELPRDIVDFSKMAWCRDAYLPEEPTVENILKVLLEAERCAVGVYTEICKYTFGKDPRTYDLALAILHEEIEHEAWFEELLTGKPSGHFRRTKPGESPFVSKFLR from the coding sequence ATGTCTGAACACAACCGAAGACTTGTTGAGAAGGCCGGAATAGACGTGGAAAAACTTCTGGATATGTTGGTAAGGGCCGCAGCCGCGGAGTTTACGACCTATTACTACTACACGGTTCTGAGGAACCATGCGGCAGGCATGGAGGGCGAGACGATAAAGGAGATAATCGAGGATGCCCGCCTTGAGGACAGGAACCACTTTGAGGCGCTGGTGCCTAGGATATACGAGCTTGGCGGTGAGCTCCCGAGGGACATCGTTGACTTCTCCAAGATGGCCTGGTGCCGCGACGCTTACCTCCCCGAGGAGCCGACCGTTGAGAACATCCTCAAGGTTCTCCTTGAGGCAGAGCGCTGTGCAGTCGGCGTTTACACCGAGATATGCAAGTACACCTTTGGGAAAGACCCGAGGACGTACGACCTGGCTCTAGCAATACTCCACGAGGAGATAGAGCACGAGGCATGGTTTGAGGAGCTCCTTACAGGAAAGCCGAGCGGCCACTTCAGAAGAACCAAGCCTGGAGAGAGCCCCTTCGTCTCGAAGTTCCTGAGGTGA
- a CDS encoding Fur family transcriptional regulator — protein sequence MWKKKAIKRLKEHNYKLTPQRLKLVEILDRIGGEHPSLKEVLDEIREEFPTVSFSTLYSNVLTLKELGLLELFSLDGETRVELNTEPHINLISEGEVVDLNDPEIIERIREKIGRDVKLVNVLVK from the coding sequence ATGTGGAAGAAAAAAGCCATTAAGAGGCTCAAAGAGCATAACTACAAGCTCACCCCCCAGAGGCTCAAACTGGTGGAGATACTCGACAGAATCGGGGGCGAACACCCGTCCCTCAAAGAGGTTCTCGATGAAATCAGGGAGGAATTTCCGACCGTGAGCTTCTCCACCCTGTATTCCAACGTCCTAACGCTGAAAGAGCTTGGCCTGCTCGAACTCTTCTCCCTGGACGGGGAGACGAGAGTCGAACTGAACACCGAGCCACATATTAACCTGATAAGCGAGGGAGAAGTCGTCGACCTCAACGACCCTGAGATAATAGAAAGAATCCGGGAGAAGATCGGCCGAGACGTTAAGCTCGTCAACGTTTTGGTGAAATGA
- a CDS encoding ferritin family protein: protein MNELEALALALEVEKAELNFYIRLARKASDERAKRMFLFLAREEAEHWGIFEEKFVEKLIDECKPPVVDGSMLERLLVSVDEEDLSEVDAVRIGMEQEKLTWEFYEKAAREAESESVRRVFEELARVEKAHYELLKAQYDSVMKTGIWMDYQDFSLEVD, encoded by the coding sequence ATGAACGAGCTTGAAGCTTTAGCTCTAGCCCTTGAGGTTGAAAAGGCGGAGCTCAACTTCTACATACGCCTGGCAAGAAAGGCCAGCGATGAGAGGGCCAAGAGGATGTTCCTCTTTCTGGCAAGGGAAGAGGCGGAACACTGGGGCATCTTTGAGGAGAAGTTCGTCGAGAAACTAATAGATGAATGCAAACCCCCCGTCGTTGACGGATCCATGCTGGAGAGGCTCCTCGTCAGTGTGGATGAGGAAGACCTTAGCGAAGTGGATGCTGTCAGGATAGGCATGGAGCAGGAAAAGCTGACATGGGAGTTCTATGAGAAGGCCGCGAGGGAAGCGGAAAGCGAGTCGGTGAGGAGGGTCTTTGAAGAGCTGGCGAGGGTGGAGAAGGCCCACTACGAACTCCTGAAAGCTCAATACGACTCGGTGATGAAGACCGGCATCTGGATGGACTACCAGGACTTCAGCCTTGAGGTGGACTGA
- a CDS encoding GNAT family N-acetyltransferase, producing MRIERVDEPLSLKDELVRFVFRVYQGTNGAYPALEWVENKPSTDDFEGFREVYEPFLEFRLGKEFDELYVLRDDEGKIAGTVALVYNLEGKDVWWVPDEIKDGRTGLVEFFMVDPAYKGRGYGSRLLEFAIQRLRELGKVPYVITFPELEAYSYYIRKGFTKVMDYKEFVVLKKA from the coding sequence ATGAGGATTGAGAGGGTGGATGAGCCGCTTAGCCTTAAGGACGAACTGGTTCGCTTCGTCTTCAGGGTCTACCAGGGGACGAACGGGGCCTATCCCGCGCTGGAGTGGGTGGAGAACAAGCCATCAACGGACGATTTTGAGGGATTCAGAGAAGTTTACGAACCGTTCCTTGAGTTCCGCCTCGGAAAGGAGTTTGACGAGCTCTACGTTCTAAGGGACGACGAAGGAAAAATCGCCGGAACGGTTGCCCTCGTCTACAACCTCGAAGGCAAGGACGTCTGGTGGGTGCCGGACGAAATCAAGGACGGGAGGACGGGGCTCGTCGAGTTCTTCATGGTCGATCCGGCGTACAAGGGCAGGGGATACGGCTCCCGGCTGCTGGAATTTGCCATCCAGCGCCTCAGGGAGCTCGGAAAGGTTCCCTACGTGATAACCTTCCCGGAGCTTGAGGCTTATTCATATTATATAAGAAAGGGCTTCACCAAGGTGATGGACTATAAGGAGTTCGTGGTGCTCAAGAAGGCATAA
- a CDS encoding molybdopterin-dependent oxidoreductase, producing MRKDVFAFFTIILLLGGTYLLAGNGMKESKTGDYGSPIEGVIQVTGLVERPYNLTYDELSKLPSKEVEAALYCVGEPGKVRKNGTWKGVPLKTVLELAKPAGGAYKVALYASDGFTTDFYLDTVMREEDIIIAYELNGEPITPRIVAPGRWGYKWIKYPTKIELVSYDFKGTWESAGYPDDAYITDGSSPGR from the coding sequence ATGAGAAAGGACGTTTTCGCATTTTTTACAATCATACTCCTCCTCGGCGGGACGTACCTCCTGGCCGGAAACGGGATGAAGGAATCGAAAACCGGGGATTACGGCTCTCCGATTGAAGGGGTCATCCAGGTCACGGGGCTCGTTGAAAGGCCCTACAACCTCACCTACGACGAGCTCTCAAAGCTCCCCTCAAAGGAGGTGGAGGCGGCGCTCTACTGCGTCGGCGAACCCGGGAAGGTCAGGAAGAACGGGACGTGGAAGGGCGTTCCACTAAAGACAGTCCTTGAGCTGGCAAAGCCCGCGGGCGGGGCATACAAGGTGGCCCTCTACGCCAGCGACGGTTTTACGACGGACTTCTACCTTGATACAGTGATGAGGGAAGAGGACATCATCATAGCCTATGAACTCAACGGCGAGCCGATAACCCCCAGGATAGTCGCTCCGGGCAGGTGGGGATACAAGTGGATAAAGTACCCCACGAAAATCGAGCTCGTGAGCTACGACTTCAAGGGCACGTGGGAGAGTGCAGGTTACCCAGACGATGCATACATAACAGATGGCTCGTCGCCGGGTAGGTGA
- a CDS encoding ABC transporter ATP-binding protein translates to MSAIIEARDLHKHFGPIKALQGVTVEILEGLTLILGPNGGGKSTFMKVSLGLYKPTKGTVKLLGKNPWKHPDVRKGIGVAFDPGRFPKLTTGREWLEFIARARGADRSDVEKAARLFGIEDALDRRIEGYSSGMLKRLSLAQAFVGGPDVIFLDEPLANVDFESVAEIVRVICKWKGKGRSFVIISHIWEPFEGLADYGVVISGGKVYLKGEFREIADDVAEMFRPLGIKNGSPG, encoded by the coding sequence ATGAGCGCAATAATCGAGGCAAGGGATCTTCACAAGCACTTTGGGCCGATAAAAGCCCTGCAGGGGGTTACGGTGGAGATACTGGAAGGTCTGACGCTGATCCTCGGGCCCAACGGTGGTGGAAAGAGCACCTTCATGAAGGTCTCGCTGGGCCTCTACAAGCCGACTAAGGGAACCGTGAAGCTCCTCGGAAAGAACCCCTGGAAACACCCGGATGTGAGGAAGGGCATCGGGGTGGCCTTCGACCCAGGGAGGTTCCCGAAGCTAACTACCGGAAGGGAATGGCTGGAGTTCATAGCCAGGGCACGAGGGGCAGATAGGAGCGATGTGGAAAAGGCCGCCCGACTCTTCGGCATCGAAGACGCCCTCGACAGGCGCATAGAGGGCTACTCCTCGGGAATGCTGAAGAGGCTGAGCCTTGCCCAGGCCTTTGTGGGGGGACCCGACGTGATATTCCTCGACGAGCCCCTGGCCAACGTGGACTTCGAGAGCGTCGCCGAAATCGTGCGGGTCATATGCAAATGGAAGGGAAAGGGCAGGAGCTTCGTCATCATAAGCCACATATGGGAGCCCTTTGAGGGGCTGGCAGATTACGGGGTGGTCATCAGCGGCGGGAAGGTCTATCTAAAGGGGGAGTTCAGGGAGATAGCCGATGACGTGGCCGAAATGTTCCGACCGCTGGGGATCAAGAACGGCAGCCCCGGCTGA
- a CDS encoding ABC transporter permease produces the protein MKEVLRWELRSPLNLALASAGAVLVGTVMKRYYLTWSAGSHGGPYGVGILGSVFRTAFTGDVYLLLAILVPFIITLAVRLERDEGVALSVYSLPVSRVRILLAKFLAAFLVLFIFVFAVYLLVFALHFSATPSAVLSVLKIHTAPMVFFYLSVLLFMTSVAALIAIASPNTYVSIFGGFIALYLPEFLGTGWYGPVPWRNVLIDYKSATISAWSDPVFSWTFLKMTLFPALAFLVLYILVGNWRDVR, from the coding sequence GTGAAGGAAGTCCTCCGCTGGGAGCTCCGCTCTCCCTTAAATCTGGCCCTGGCTTCGGCCGGAGCGGTTCTCGTTGGAACCGTGATGAAGAGGTACTACCTGACCTGGAGCGCCGGTTCCCACGGCGGGCCTTACGGGGTGGGTATACTTGGTTCGGTCTTCCGCACGGCCTTCACCGGCGACGTTTACCTGCTCCTGGCTATACTCGTGCCCTTCATAATAACCCTGGCGGTGAGGCTCGAAAGGGACGAGGGGGTTGCCCTCTCGGTGTACTCCCTCCCAGTTTCGAGGGTTAGAATCCTCCTCGCCAAGTTCCTGGCGGCTTTTCTCGTGCTCTTCATCTTTGTCTTTGCGGTTTATCTCCTCGTCTTTGCCCTGCACTTCTCGGCAACTCCAAGTGCGGTGCTCAGCGTCCTGAAAATCCACACCGCTCCAATGGTGTTCTTCTACCTCTCCGTCCTGCTCTTCATGACCTCGGTCGCGGCCCTGATAGCGATAGCATCACCGAACACCTACGTCTCCATCTTCGGTGGATTCATAGCGCTCTACCTTCCGGAGTTTCTGGGGACGGGGTGGTACGGGCCGGTGCCATGGAGGAATGTCCTGATAGACTACAAATCCGCGACGATTTCAGCGTGGTCTGACCCGGTGTTTTCGTGGACTTTCCTGAAGATGACCCTCTTCCCGGCGCTGGCGTTCCTTGTCCTTTACATACTTGTCGGCAACTGGAGGGACGTGAGATGA
- a CDS encoding putative toxin-antitoxin system toxin component, PIN family: protein MRVVMDTNVVLAALLVKILDGEFITNYTTEEALYELSIKMGILAEKGKLSEDWKRILARYLKGSVVVPSFETFNFSRDPDDNKWLGIAYKAKAEYILTWDKDLLELRGDNKTLSLGTHVVMILKPIEFYHEVLKAEC, encoded by the coding sequence ATGAGGGTCGTTATGGACACCAACGTCGTCCTGGCGGCTCTTCTCGTAAAGATCCTGGACGGCGAGTTTATAACGAACTACACTACTGAAGAGGCGTTGTATGAACTTAGCATCAAGATGGGCATCTTAGCCGAAAAGGGGAAGCTTTCGGAGGACTGGAAGAGAATCCTGGCGAGATACCTGAAGGGCTCGGTTGTGGTTCCCTCTTTTGAAACGTTTAACTTCTCCAGAGATCCGGACGATAATAAATGGCTGGGTATAGCCTATAAAGCGAAGGCTGAATACATCCTAACGTGGGACAAGGACCTCTTGGAGTTGAGGGGCGACAACAAAACTCTAAGCCTTGGAACCCACGTCGTCATGATACTCAAGCCGATCGAGTTCTACCATGAGGTTCTCAAGGCCGAATGCTGA
- a CDS encoding ferritin-like domain-containing protein, with product MEITDKEVFEIAINAEIRAKEAYEKLASLTKSDIIRDELLFLAKEEDKHREIISKMAEKFEGERTEPKKINIDVMGEFRVIAEKMAEAIKKPDVNVDEVYEIAMQAELVSEKLYNELAGYAATEKTKLVLEMLADMERNHYNILRKQYDYITRYPEIYKEEFYDQLMKDINFNF from the coding sequence ATGGAGATAACGGACAAGGAAGTTTTTGAGATTGCCATAAACGCCGAAATAAGGGCAAAAGAGGCCTATGAAAAGCTCGCCTCACTGACCAAGAGCGACATTATACGGGATGAACTCCTGTTTCTCGCTAAGGAAGAGGACAAGCACCGCGAGATAATATCAAAGATGGCCGAGAAGTTTGAAGGCGAGAGAACCGAGCCGAAGAAGATAAACATCGACGTCATGGGCGAGTTCAGGGTCATAGCCGAGAAGATGGCCGAGGCGATCAAGAAGCCCGACGTTAACGTCGACGAGGTCTATGAAATAGCGATGCAGGCTGAGCTCGTCAGCGAGAAGCTCTACAATGAGTTGGCTGGCTACGCCGCCACCGAGAAGACGAAGCTCGTCCTTGAGATGCTCGCCGACATGGAGAGGAACCACTACAACATCCTCCGCAAGCAGTACGACTACATAACGCGCTACCCGGAGATATACAAGGAGGAGTTCTACGACCAGCTGATGAAGGACATAAACTTCAACTTCTGA
- a CDS encoding ATP phosphoribosyltransferase regulatory subunit — MRKGLLAESEKLSEIGKYLRRTFELWGYREVFLPVIEEYSENLRKGTKFAYNNGFYVIKPDITSQILENIKEPPERLKVYYISEVLDGGVRGQWQAGVEYIGGDVTKMAAEVLLTAITALEALGIEEFYIDIGSLKVWEKATEDVKEFREEIYRALVRRNFEIIERLPISGEKKEELWRLFNFWGKESGYEKLDRIVQAVNDERLFIDFGTVRPLPYYRDILFEVYSPELGKPLGGGGEYTFKGKPAFGFAFDMGALSKLFKRKGDRNRKRLRGEPGKVFAEAKRLVRMGIPVEVE; from the coding sequence GTGAGAAAGGGTTTGCTGGCCGAGTCAGAGAAGTTATCGGAGATTGGAAAGTATCTGAGGAGAACCTTCGAGCTGTGGGGCTACCGGGAGGTCTTCCTCCCCGTCATCGAGGAGTACAGCGAGAATCTGAGAAAGGGGACGAAATTCGCCTACAACAACGGGTTCTACGTTATAAAACCGGACATAACGTCGCAGATACTGGAGAACATCAAGGAGCCGCCTGAGAGGCTCAAGGTCTACTACATCAGCGAGGTTCTTGACGGTGGTGTAAGGGGACAGTGGCAGGCCGGGGTGGAGTACATAGGCGGAGACGTCACGAAGATGGCGGCGGAAGTGCTGCTCACGGCCATAACCGCCCTCGAAGCCCTGGGGATAGAAGAGTTCTACATAGACATAGGGAGCCTGAAGGTCTGGGAGAAGGCGACCGAGGACGTGAAGGAGTTCCGGGAGGAAATCTACAGGGCACTCGTGAGGAGGAACTTTGAGATAATAGAGCGCCTCCCGATAAGCGGGGAGAAAAAAGAGGAGCTGTGGAGGCTTTTCAACTTCTGGGGAAAGGAGAGCGGTTACGAAAAGCTCGACAGGATAGTGCAAGCCGTCAACGACGAGAGACTCTTCATAGACTTTGGAACCGTAAGGCCCCTGCCGTACTACCGCGACATACTCTTCGAGGTTTACTCACCGGAACTCGGAAAGCCCCTAGGGGGTGGGGGAGAGTACACCTTCAAGGGGAAGCCAGCGTTCGGCTTTGCCTTCGATATGGGAGCACTCTCGAAGCTCTTCAAAAGGAAGGGAGACAGGAACCGGAAGAGGCTGAGAGGAGAGCCCGGGAAAGTCTTTGCCGAGGCCAAGAGGCTCGTGAGGATGGGTATCCCGGTGGAGGTGGAGTGA
- the hisG gene encoding ATP phosphoribosyltransferase, protein MRFVLPKGRLLQGSLGLLQKAGISLRPPGERRLIERVGNYEVLLARAFDVPVYVEYGIDVGITGSDVLEERGSDVLVPLELPFGKCRLSLAMPGERIAEPEEMDGYRIATKYPRITRRFFEGLGVEVEILKLHGSIELAPKIGIADAIVDIVETGETLRANGLVEVTKVMDVSALLLVNRIAQKTKFEEINELVFSIKEVIRDGT, encoded by the coding sequence ATAAGGTTCGTCCTCCCCAAGGGGAGGCTCCTCCAGGGCTCACTGGGCCTCCTCCAAAAAGCGGGAATCAGTCTAAGGCCACCGGGCGAAAGAAGGCTCATCGAAAGGGTTGGTAACTACGAAGTTCTCCTGGCGAGGGCATTCGATGTGCCGGTTTACGTCGAGTACGGGATAGACGTTGGAATAACTGGAAGCGACGTCCTTGAGGAGCGCGGGAGCGACGTTCTGGTACCCCTCGAACTGCCCTTCGGGAAGTGCAGGCTCAGCTTGGCCATGCCGGGGGAGAGGATCGCTGAGCCCGAGGAGATGGACGGCTATCGGATAGCCACAAAGTATCCAAGGATAACGAGGCGCTTCTTCGAAGGGCTCGGCGTGGAAGTGGAAATCCTGAAGCTCCACGGGAGCATTGAGCTCGCCCCAAAGATCGGAATAGCCGACGCGATAGTGGACATCGTCGAGACCGGCGAGACACTCCGGGCCAACGGGCTCGTTGAAGTGACCAAGGTGATGGACGTCTCGGCTCTGCTCCTCGTCAACAGGATAGCCCAGAAGACGAAGTTTGAGGAGATAAACGAGCTTGTTTTTTCCATAAAGGAGGTGATTAGGGATGGGACTTGA
- the hisD gene encoding histidinol dehydrogenase, whose amino-acid sequence MGLDLEEYVREILRDIRKRGIEAVVEYSKKFDGYDGPFRVTEEEFREAVESIPERDREIILRTVERLWEYHERQKPKEELFVKNGSLYGLIYRPIRRIGIYVPGGKPLPSTLMMVAVPAKIAGVKEIAVTIPPKDGKVNPYVLYVAELLGIDEVYKLGGVQAIGAMAYGVGMKKVDKIFGPGNKFVNEAKRQVFGVVGIDSLAGPSEIAVIADETAEREYVLADLLSQLEHGKDSRAWLLTTSKELAEYCSREGIEVVLCDTLEECARKVNEIAPEHLEIITAEPMELVDLIENAGAIYLGSYTPVPAADYFLGVNHVLPTGGAAKFSGVLTVRDFLKPISLAQVGREEFLAERELGIRLAEIEGMAFHRRSMEVRK is encoded by the coding sequence ATGGGACTTGACCTTGAGGAATACGTTAGAGAGATTTTGAGGGACATCAGAAAGAGGGGTATCGAAGCCGTGGTGGAGTACTCCAAGAAGTTCGACGGCTATGACGGCCCCTTCCGCGTAACCGAAGAAGAGTTTAGAGAAGCTGTGGAGAGCATACCTGAGAGGGACAGGGAGATAATCCTCCGCACAGTTGAGCGCCTGTGGGAGTACCACGAGAGACAGAAGCCGAAGGAGGAACTTTTCGTTAAAAACGGTTCCCTCTACGGCCTCATCTACCGTCCGATAAGGAGGATAGGCATCTACGTCCCCGGTGGAAAGCCCCTTCCCTCAACGCTGATGATGGTTGCGGTGCCGGCGAAGATAGCCGGAGTCAAGGAGATAGCCGTGACGATTCCGCCGAAAGACGGTAAGGTGAACCCCTACGTGCTCTACGTGGCGGAACTGCTCGGCATAGACGAGGTCTACAAGCTCGGCGGGGTTCAGGCGATAGGGGCCATGGCCTACGGAGTAGGGATGAAGAAGGTGGACAAGATATTCGGGCCTGGAAATAAGTTCGTGAACGAGGCCAAGAGGCAGGTCTTCGGTGTCGTCGGCATAGACAGCCTGGCCGGGCCCTCGGAGATAGCGGTGATAGCGGACGAAACCGCTGAGAGGGAGTACGTCCTGGCTGACCTTCTCAGCCAGCTTGAGCACGGGAAGGACAGCAGGGCTTGGCTTCTAACCACCTCGAAAGAGCTGGCCGAATACTGCTCGCGCGAGGGAATAGAGGTCGTCCTCTGCGATACACTTGAGGAGTGCGCCAGGAAGGTCAACGAAATCGCTCCGGAGCACCTTGAGATAATCACAGCAGAACCAATGGAGCTCGTTGACCTCATCGAGAACGCTGGCGCGATTTACCTCGGCAGCTATACTCCCGTCCCGGCAGCAGATTACTTCCTCGGCGTCAACCACGTCCTCCCGACGGGAGGAGCCGCGAAGTTCAGCGGTGTGCTGACGGTCAGGGACTTCCTCAAGCCGATAAGCCTGGCCCAGGTTGGCAGGGAGGAGTTCCTTGCGGAGAGGGAGCTCGGAATTAGATTAGCCGAGATAGAGGGGATGGCCTTCCACAGGAGGAGCATGGAGGTGAGGAAATGA